One genomic window of Gossypium hirsutum isolate 1008001.06 chromosome D11, Gossypium_hirsutum_v2.1, whole genome shotgun sequence includes the following:
- the LOC107904628 gene encoding MADS-box protein SOC1 isoform X3, giving the protein MVRGKIQIKRIENATSRQVTFSKRRNGLLKKAYELYVLCDAEVAVIIFSHKGKLYEFSSCDNMQNTIERYRQYKKDVQSNTPQIERYTQQLRLEAENMAKKIEFLEVSKRRMLGQNLGSCSIDELQEVENQLERSLRNIRARKGYLFKEQILQLKAKIYARGECQVIC; this is encoded by the exons ATGGTGAGAGGCAAAATTCAGATTAAGCGAATTGAAAATGCAACGAGCCGGCAAGTCACCTTCTCTAAGCGACGAAATGGGTTGTTGAAGAAGGCTTATGAACTATATGTTCTATGCGATGCTGAAGTAGCTGTCATCATATTTTCTCATAAAGGAAAACTCTATGAGTTCTCAAGTTGCGA CAACATGCAAAACACCATAGAACGATATCGCCAGTACAAGAAAGATGTCCAAAGTAACACCCCTCAAATTGAAAGATACACACAG CAACTAAGGCTTGAAGCAGAAAATATGGCTAAGAAGATTGAGTTCCTTGAGGTTTCTAAAAG GAGAATGTTGGGTCAAAATCTTGGTTCTTGTTCTATAGATGAACTTCAAGAGgttgaaaaccagcttgaacgcAGCTTAAGAAACATTAGGGCAAGAAAG GGCTATTTATTCAAGGAGCAGATACTGCAACTAAAAGCTAAG ATATATGCAAGAGGAGAATGCCAAGTTATCTGCTAA
- the LOC107904628 gene encoding MADS-box protein AGL42 isoform X2, translating into MVRGKIQIKRIENATSRQVTFSKRRNGLLKKAYELYVLCDAEVAVIIFSHKGKLYEFSSCDNMQNTIERYRQYKKDVQSNTPQIERYTQQLRLEAENMAKKIEFLEVSKRRMLGQNLGSCSIDELQEVENQLERSLRNIRARKGYLFKEQILQLKAKNNGTTCSQQNAEVETELFLGLPENRCS; encoded by the exons ATGGTGAGAGGCAAAATTCAGATTAAGCGAATTGAAAATGCAACGAGCCGGCAAGTCACCTTCTCTAAGCGACGAAATGGGTTGTTGAAGAAGGCTTATGAACTATATGTTCTATGCGATGCTGAAGTAGCTGTCATCATATTTTCTCATAAAGGAAAACTCTATGAGTTCTCAAGTTGCGA CAACATGCAAAACACCATAGAACGATATCGCCAGTACAAGAAAGATGTCCAAAGTAACACCCCTCAAATTGAAAGATACACACAG CAACTAAGGCTTGAAGCAGAAAATATGGCTAAGAAGATTGAGTTCCTTGAGGTTTCTAAAAG GAGAATGTTGGGTCAAAATCTTGGTTCTTGTTCTATAGATGAACTTCAAGAGgttgaaaaccagcttgaacgcAGCTTAAGAAACATTAGGGCAAGAAAG GGCTATTTATTCAAGGAGCAGATACTGCAACTAAAAGCTAAG AACAATGGTACAACATGCAGCCAGCAGAACGCGGAGGTGGAGACAGAATTGTTCCTCGGGTTGCCGGAAAACCGCTGTTCCTAA
- the LOC107904628 gene encoding MADS-box protein AGL42 isoform X1, whose protein sequence is MVRGKIQIKRIENATSRQVTFSKRRNGLLKKAYELYVLCDAEVAVIIFSHKGKLYEFSSCDNMQNTIERYRQYKKDVQSNTPQIERYTQQLRLEAENMAKKIEFLEVSKRRMLGQNLGSCSIDELQEVENQLERSLRNIRARKGYLFKEQILQLKAKERYMQEENAKLSAKNNGTTCSQQNAEVETELFLGLPENRCS, encoded by the exons ATGGTGAGAGGCAAAATTCAGATTAAGCGAATTGAAAATGCAACGAGCCGGCAAGTCACCTTCTCTAAGCGACGAAATGGGTTGTTGAAGAAGGCTTATGAACTATATGTTCTATGCGATGCTGAAGTAGCTGTCATCATATTTTCTCATAAAGGAAAACTCTATGAGTTCTCAAGTTGCGA CAACATGCAAAACACCATAGAACGATATCGCCAGTACAAGAAAGATGTCCAAAGTAACACCCCTCAAATTGAAAGATACACACAG CAACTAAGGCTTGAAGCAGAAAATATGGCTAAGAAGATTGAGTTCCTTGAGGTTTCTAAAAG GAGAATGTTGGGTCAAAATCTTGGTTCTTGTTCTATAGATGAACTTCAAGAGgttgaaaaccagcttgaacgcAGCTTAAGAAACATTAGGGCAAGAAAG GGCTATTTATTCAAGGAGCAGATACTGCAACTAAAAGCTAAG GAAAGATATATGCAAGAGGAGAATGCCAAGTTATCTGCTAAG AACAATGGTACAACATGCAGCCAGCAGAACGCGGAGGTGGAGACAGAATTGTTCCTCGGGTTGCCGGAAAACCGCTGTTCCTAA